From a single Equus asinus isolate D_3611 breed Donkey chromosome 2, EquAss-T2T_v2, whole genome shotgun sequence genomic region:
- the MAP1A gene encoding microtubule-associated protein 1A isoform X2, with translation MRGSLPQPRVHHLLSSPSAHKLLILSGQSLEPGGDLILQSGTYSYQNFAQVLHNPEIAQLLSNRDPGIQAFLTVSCLGEGDWSHLGLSSSQETLHLRLNPEPTLPTMDGVAEFSEYVSETVDVPSPFDLLEPPTSGGFLKLSKPCCYIFPGGRGDSALFAVNGFNILVDGGSDRKSCFWKLVRHLDRIDSVLLTHIGADNLPGINGLLQRKVAELEEEQSQGSSSYSDWVKNLISPELGVVFFNVPDKLRLPDASRKAKRSIEEACLTLQHLNRLGIQAEPLYRVVSNTIEPLTLFHKMGVGRLDMYVLNPVKDSKEMQFLMQKWAGNSKAKTGIVLANGKEAEISVPYLTSITALVVWLPANPTEKIVRVLFPGNAPQNKILEGLEKLRHLDFLRYPVATQKDLAAGAVPANLKPSKIKQRADSKESLKATTKTAVSKLAKREELAEEGAKEARSELAKELAKTEKKVKESSEKPAEKPAKPERVRTESSEALKAEKRKLIKDKVGKKHLKEKISKLEEKKDKEKKEIKKEKKELKKDEGRKEEKKDAKKEEKRKDTKLEVKKISKSDLKPFTPEVRKTLYKAKAPGRVKMDKSRAARGEKELSSEPRTPPAQKGAVPVPTVSEHRELALSSPEDLTQDFEDMKREERELLAEQRDIGLGEKPLPPDTMEEGLPSIAAQGTPLSVPGLEQEEPVVKEKEAVPDILEEQGSKDRGPDSGAETEEEKDTWEQKKQREAERLPDRTEDRDESEPEVKEDVIEKAELEEMEELHPSDEEEEETKAESFYHKHMQETLKVTPQGKEALGGRDLGLQGKAPEKETSSFLSSLATPAGATEHVSYIQDETIPGYSETEQTISDEEIHDEPEDRPAPPRFPTSTYDLPGPEGPSPFEASQPPDSAIPATSSKGYGAPETELTYPPNMVAAPLAEEEHVSSATSITECDKLSSFATSVAEDQSVASLTAPQTEETGKSSLLLDTVTSIPSSRTEATQGLDYVPSAGTISPTSSLEEDKGFKSPPCEDFSVTGELEKKGEIAGKGLPGERAVEEEEEETANVEMSEKLHSQYGTPMFGVPGHTLHPGEPAFGEVEERCLSPDDSTVKMASPPPSGPPSATHTPFHQSPVEEKSEPQDFQEAGSWEDTKHTPSVGREDAAEETVKPGPEEGTLGEKAKVSPPRSPLAQESPINIAEGHIGCTIQLLPEQDKAIVFETVEAGESTGPILGSEALPRDLRTSLQEPGEPQKDEVLQFPDRGISPEDAESLSVLSVVSPDIANQEAIPKSTCGLTEPQLHKDLWPEVSPEDTRSLSLSEESPSKETSLDISSKQLSPESLGTLQFGELSLGKEEKGPLMQTEDTFHHLAPASIPEPHAGTVSPPTMGTTGYSAQADITDESPEGKLPASSFSHYTLLGDGKHSPGGMTSPGEHILTPDSSLTKSPESLPSPAMEDIAMEWEGKVPELKDRTPEQDKGLEAKDEVLQQKDETLEQKDIVIEQKDTGIDQKDEALEEKNKAVEQQDKALEQKRRDLEQRDTALEQKDKALEPQDKDLEPKDRDLEPKDKDLEPKDRDLEPKDEDLEQKDRDLEQKDKDLEQEDKVPEEKDETLEQKIRDFEHKDKVPEDQVPELKGKLLEQTDKAPEQKDKAEEQKDMDLEQKGKALEQKDKVLEKKDQALEQKYWALGQKDEALEQNNKSVKQKDKVLEEKTQEQESLVQEDKTMKPKKILEEKPPEKVEAVEQKEEALPEKTKALGLEESPVQEDKAQEQEEKTWKEQDVVQEWRETSPTREEPFGKQKEPARTWEDTSPEQEDRYWRGREDVALEQDTYWRELSCERKVWFPHELDGQGARPRYTEEGESTFLDEGPDDERKVPPLEHTPQSPWASDFKGFQEPSPQKGLEVERWLAESPVGLPPEEEDKLTRSPFEILSPPSSPPEMARQRVPPAPGEESPISEPNPMLPMRNEPTTPSWLADIPPWVPKDRALPPAPLSPAPAPPTPAPEPHTPAPFSWGTAEYDSVVAAVQEGAAELEGGPYSPLGKDYRKAEGEREEEGGAGAPDSSPCSSKVPEASESHGTKEPEQTEPEQREPTPYPDERSFQYADIYEQMMLTGLGPACPTREPPLGAAGDWPPRISTKEEAAGRNTSAEKELSSPVSPKTLQFDTPTFSYAALAGPTVPARQEPEPRPSVEPSLIPPAVPPRVPIPLSKGPSPPLNGNILSCSPDRRTPSPKESGRGHWDDSTSDSELEKGAREQPEKETQSPSPPHPITAGPPTLWPESEAHTSPSSDSQLGPARPSLDFPASAFGFSSLQPAPPQLPSPAEPRSAPCGSLAFSGDRALALAPGPPTRARHDEYLEVTKAPSLDSSLPQLPSPGSPGAPLLSNLPRPASPVLSEGSSSEATTPVISSVAERFPPGLEAAEQGSVELVPGIEPAAHSLWDLTPLSLAPPASLDLAPAPAPSLPGDMDDGTLPCRLECSGATTKKPSSFQGPSGDCATNGPTETSPNPPGPALTKAEKEEAEVCPAWERGAWPEGAERSSQPDTQLSSEQPLCPGGASGGQPRSTSPETEAGPQGCAAEPRPHRGELSPSFLNPPLPHSTDDSDRSTEEARLVGRGGRRRMGGPGATGGPCPVADETPPTSASDSGSSQSDSDVPPETEECPSITAEAALDSDEDGDFLPVDKAGGISGTHHPRPGHDPPPIPQPDPHPSPPRPDVCMADPEGLSSESGRVERLREKEKAQGRVGRRAPGRAKPASPARRLDLRGKRSPTPGKGPADRASRVPPRPRSTPSQVTPAEEKDGHSPMSKGLVNGLKAGPTALGSKGGSGLPVYVDLAYIPNHCSGKTADLDFFRRVRASYYVVSGNDPTNGEPSRAVLDALLEGKAQWGENLQVTLIPTHDTEVTREWYQQTHEQQQQLNVLVLASSSTVVMQDESFPACKIEF, from the exons ATGAGGGGCTCCCTCCCACAACCCAGG GTTCACCATCTCCTTAGCAGCCCATCAGCTCACAAACTACTGATCTTGAGTGGGCAAAGTTTAGAGCCTGGGGGAGATCTCATCCTACAGAGTGGCACCTACTCCTATCAAAACTTTGCCCAGGTCCTTCACAATCCAGAG ATTGCCCAATTGCTCAGCAATAGAGACCCTGGAATCCAGGCCTTCCTCACTGTGTCCTGTTTAGGGGAGGGTGATTGGAGCCACCTGGGACTATCCAGTTCCCAAGAGACCCTACACCTCCGGCTAAACCCTGAGCCCACACTGCCCACCATGGATGGCGTGGCTGAGTTCTCCGAGTACGTCTCTGAGACCGTGGATGTGCCGTCCCCCTTTGACCTGCTAGAGCCCCCCACCTCAGGGGGCTTCCTCAAGCTCTCTAAGCCTTGCTGCTACATCTTCCCCGGTGGCCGTGGGGACTCTGCCCTCTTTGCCGTTAATGGTTTCAACATCCTGGTGGATGGTGGCTCTGATCGCAAGTCCTGCTTCTGGAAGCTGGTACGGCACCTGGACCGCATTGACTCAGTGCTGCTCACACACATCGGGGCAGACAATCTGCCAGGCATCAATGGACTCCTGCAGCGCAAAGTGGCAGAACTGGAGGAGGAGCAGTCCCAGGGCTCTAGCAGCTACAGCGACTGGGTGAAGAACCTCATCTCCCCTGAGCTCGGAGTTGTCTTTTTCAACGTGCCTGATAAGCTGCGGCTGCCTGATGCCTCCCGGAAGGCTAAGCGCAGCATTGAGGAGGCCTGCCTCACGCTGCAGCACCTAAACCGTCTGGGCATCCAAGCCGAGCCTCTGTACCGTGTGGTCAGCAACACCATTGAGCCGCTGACCCTCTTCCACAAGATGGGTGTGGGCCGGCTGGACATGTACGTCCTCAACCCTGTCAAGGACAGCAAGGAGATGCAGTTCCTCATGCAAAAGTGGGCAGGCAATAGTAAAGCTAAGACAGGCATTGTGCTGGCTAATGGGAAGGAGGCTGAGATCTCGGTACCCTACCTGACATCTATCACTGCTCTGGTGGTCTGGCTACCAGCCAACCCCACTGAGAAGATTGTGCGTGTGCTTTTTCCAGGGAATGCTCCCCAGAACAAGATCTTGGAGGGCCTGGAAAAGCTTCGGCACCTGGACTTCCTACGCTACCCTGTGGCCACACAGAAGGACCTGGCTGCTGGGGCTGTGCCTGCTAACCTCAAACCTAGCAAAATCAAACAGCGGGCTGACAGCAAGGAGAGCCTCAAGGCCACAACCAAGACAGCTGTGAGTAAGCTGGCCAAACGGGAGGAGCTGGCTGAAGAGGGAGCCAAGGAGGCCCGCTCAGAACTGGCCAAAGAGTTAGCTAAGACAGAGAAGAAGGTAAAAGAGTCATCTGAGAAGCCTGCAGAGAAGCCTGCCAAGCCTGAGAGGGTGCGGACAGAGTCGAGTGAGGCATTGAAGGCAGAGAAGCGAAAGCTGATCAAAGACAAGGTGGGGAAGAAGCACCTGAAAGAAAAGATATCAaagctggaagagaaaaaagacaaagagaaaaaagagatcaagaaggagaagaaggagctcaagaaagatgaaggaaggaaggaggagaagaaggatgccaagaaggaggagaagaggaaagatacCAAACTTGAGGTCAAGAAGATTTCTAAGTCAGACCTGAAGCCCTTTACCCCTGAGGTACGTAAGACACTCTACAAAGCCAAGGCCCCTGGCAGAGTCAAGATGGACAAGAGCCGGGCTGCCCGTGGGGAGAAGGAGCTGTCCTCTGAGCCCCGGACACCACCAGCCCAGAAGGGAGCTGTACCAGTCCCAACAGTCAGTGAGCACAGGGAGCTGGCCCTGTCTTCACCAGAGGATCTCACACAGGACTTTGAGGACATGAAGCGTGAGGAGAGGGAGTTACTAGCTGAACAAAGGGACATAGGACTAGGAGAGAAACCACTCCCTCCAGACACTATGGAGGAGGGACTCCCAAGCATAGCTGCCCAGGGGACGCCACTCTCTGTCCCAGGGCTGGAACAAGAAGAGCCTGTGGTAAAGGAGAAAGAGGCTGTTCCAGACATCCTTGAGGAACAAGGCAGCAAGGACAGAGGCCCAGACTCTGGGgcagaaacagaggaagagaaagatacCTGGGAGCAAAAgaagcagagggaagcagagaggctTCCCGATAGAACAGAAGACAGAGACGAAAGTGAACCTGAGGTAAAGGAGGATGTGATAGAGAAGGCTGAGTTAGAAGAAATGGAGGAGTTACACCCTtcagatgaggaagaggaagagacaaaggCTGAGAGTTTTTACCACAAACATATGCAGGAAACCTTGAAGGTAACTCCACAGGGCAAGGAGGCTCTTGGAGGCCGGGATCTGGGACTCCAAGGCAAGGCCCCGGAGAAGGAGACTTCGTCATTCCTAAGCAGCCTGGCCACACCTGCAGGAGCCACTGAACATGTCTCTTACATCCAGGATGAAACAATCCCTGGCTACTCAGAGACCGAGCAGACTATCTCAGATGAAGAGATCCATGATGAGCCAGAGGACCGCCCAGCTCCACCGAGATTTCCTACAAGTACATATGACCTCCCTGGGCCTGAAGGTCCTAGCCCCTTTGAGGCTAGCCAGCCTCCAGACAGTGCTATTCCTGCCACCTCCAGCAAAGGCTATGGAGCACCAGAAACTGAACTTACCTACCCCCCAAACATGGTGGCCGCTCCTTTGGCTGAAGAAGAGCACGTGTCCTCAGCCACCTCAATCACTGAGTGTGACAAGCTTTCTTCCTTTGCCACATCTGTGGCTGAGGACCAATCTGTGGCTTCACTCACAGCTCCCCAGACAGAGGAGACAGGCAAGAGCTCACTGCTACTTGACACAGTCACAAGCATCCCCTCCTCCCGCACTGAAGCCACTCAAGGCTTGGACTATGTGCCATCAGCTGGTACCATCTCACCCACCTCCTCACTGGAAGAAGACAAGGGCTTCAAATCACCACCCTGTGAGGATTTCTCTGTGACTGGGGAattggagaagaaaggagagattgCAGGGAAAGGCTTACCTGGAGAGAGAGCcgtggaagaggaagaggaggagactgCAAATGTAGAGATGTCTGAGAAACTTCACAGTCAATATGGAACCCCGATGTTTGGTGTCCCTGGGCACACCCTACATCCAGGGGAACCAGCCTTCGGAGAAGTGGAGGAGCGCTGCCTCAGCCCAGATGACAGCACAGTAAAGATGGCCTCTCCTCCACCATCTGGCCCACCCAGTGCCACCCATACACCCTTTCATCAGTCTCCAGTGGAAGAAAAGTCTGAGCCCCAAGACTTTCAGGAAGCAGGCTCCTGGGAAGACACTAAGCATACACCAAGTGTGGGCAGAGAAGATGCTGCAGAGGAGACAGTCAAGCCAGGGCCTGAAGAGGGCACACTAGGGGAGAAGGCAAAGGTCTCTCCTCCCAGGAGTCCCCTGGCCCAGGAATCACCCATCAATATTGCTGAGGGACATATAGGCTGCACCATCCAACTGTTGCCAGAACAGGACAAAGCAATAGTCTTTGAGACTGTGGAGGCAGGAGAATCCACAGGCCCAATCCTGGGATCAGAAGCCCTCCCCAGAGATTTGAGAACATCACTCCAAGAACCTGGCGAACCTCAGAAAGATGAGGTGCTCCAATTTCCTGACCGAGGCATCTCCCCTGAAGATGCAGagtctctctctgtcctcagcGTGGTCTCCCCAGACATCGCCAACCAAGAAGCCATCCCCAAGTCTACCTGTGGCCTGACAGAACCACAGCTACACAAAGACCTTTGGCCAGAAGTATCTCCAGAAGATACCCGGTCACTTTCTCTGTCAGAAGAGAGTCCCAGCAAGGAAACCTCTCTGGATATCTCTTCTAAGCAGCTGTCTCCAGAAAGCCTTGGCACCCTCCAGTTTGGGGAACTAAgccttggaaaggaagaaaaggggcCTCTGATGCAGACTGAGGACACCTTTCACCACCTAGCCCCTGCATCTATTCCAGAACCCCATGCAGGCACAGTGTCACCTCCCACAATGGGGACCACAGGATACTCTGCACAGGCAGACATCACAGATGAGAGCCCTGAAGGAAAATTACCTGCTAGCTCCTTCTCTCACTATACACTGTTGGGAGATGGGAAGCACTCACCTGGAGGGATGACAAGCCCTGGTGAACACATTCTAACACCTGATAGCTCCCTCACCAAGAGTCCCGAGTCTTTGCCAAGCCCTGCCATGGAGGACATTGCCATGGAGTGGGAAGGTAAAGTTCCAGAGTTGAAAGACAGAACACCAGAGCAGGACAAGGGACTTGAGGCAAAGGATGAAGTCCTACAGCAGAAGGATGAAACTCTGGAGCAGAAGGATATTGTCATAGAGCAGAAGGATACAGGCATTGATCAGAAGGATGAGGCtctggaagaaaagaacaaggctGTGGAACAGCAGGATAAGGCTTTAGAACAAAAACGCAGAGACTTAGAACAAAGGGACACAGCCCTGGAACAGAAGGACAAGGCCCTGGAACCACAAGACAAAGACTTAGAACCAAAAGACAGAGACTTAGAGCCAAAAGACAAAGACTTAGAACCAAAAGACAGAGACTTAGAGCCAAAAGACGAAGACttagaacaaaaagacagagacttAGAACAAAAAGATAAGGACTTGGAACAGGAGGACAAGGTTccagaagagaaagatgaaaccTTAGAACAAAAAATCAGAGATTTTGAACATAAAGACAAGGTTCCAGAGGACCAGGTCCCTGAACTGAAGGGCAAACTCCTAGAACAGACAGACAAAGCCCCTGAACAGAAGGACAAGGCCGAGGAACAAAAAGACATGGACTTAGAACAAAAAGGCAAGGCCCTGGAACAGAAGGACAAGGTCTTGGAAAAGAAGGATCAGGCCTTAGAACAAAAATATTGGGCCTTAGGACAGAAGGATGAAGCCCTGGAACAAAACAATAAGTCTGTTAAACAGAAAGATAAGGTTCTTGAAGAAAAAACTCAGGAGCAGGAGAGCCTAGTACAGGAGGATAAAACCATGAAACCAAAGAAGATCCTAGAGGAAAAACCTCCAGAAAAAGTCGAGGCTGTGGAACAGAAGGAAGAAGCTCTGCCAGAGAAGACTAAAGCTCTGGGACTAGAAGAGAGCCCAGTGCAGGAGGACAAGGCccaggagcaggaagagaagaCCTGGAAGGAGCAGGATGTGGTCCAGGAGTGGAGAGAAACATCTCCAACCAGAGAGGAgccatttggaaaacagaaagagcCTGCCCGGACATGGGAGGACACATCTCCTGAGCAGGAGGACAGGTACTGGAGGGGCAGAGAGGATGTAGCCCTGGAACAGGACACATACTGGAGGGAGCTGAGCTGTGAGCGGAAGGTTTGGTTCCCTCATGAGCTAGATGGCCAGGGGGCCCGGCCACGGTACACAGAAGAGGGGGAGAGCACTTTCCTCGATGAGGGACCAGATGATGAGCGTAAAGTGCCCCCCTTGGAGCACACACCCCAGAGTCCCTGGGCCTCAGACTTCAAGGGTTTCCAGGAGCCCTCCCCACAGAAGGGGCTGGAGGTGGAACGCTGGCTTGCTGAGTCACCAGTTGGGCTGCCACCAGAGGAAGAGGACAAGCTGACCCGCTCCCCTTTTGAGATTCTTTCTCCGCCATCCTCTCCACCTGAGATGGCTAGACAGAGGGTTCCTCCCGCCCCAGGAGAAGAGAGCCCTATCTCAGAGCCTAATCCCATGCTACCTATGAGGAACGAACCCACCACCCCCTCATGGCTGGCTGACATCCCACCATGGGTGCCCAAGGACAGGGCCCTGCCCCCTGCACCCCtctctccagctccagctcccccCACGCCTGCTCCAGAGCCACACACTCCTGCGCCCTTCTCCTGGGGCACAGCTGAGTATGACAGTGTGGTGGCTGCAGTGCAGGAGGGGGCAGCTGAGTTGGAAGGTGGGCCATACTCCCCCCTGGGGAAGGACTACCGCAAAGCTGAAGgtgaaagggaagaagaaggtggggctggggctcctgACAGTAGCCCCTGCAGCTCAAAGGTCCCAGAGGCCAGCGAGAGCCATGGTACCAAGGAACCCGAGCAGACAGAGCCAGAACAGAGAGAGCCCACACCCTATCCTGATGAGAGAAGCTTTCAGTACGCAGACATCTATGAGCAGATGATGCTTACTGGGCTTGGCCCTGCGTGCCCCACTAGGGAGCCTCCACTTGGAGCAGCTGGGGATTGGCCCCCACGCATCTCAACCAAGGAGGAGGCTGCTGGCCGAAACACATCTGCAGAGAAGGAGCTTTCATCTCCTGTCTCACCCAAGACCCTCCAATTCGACACTCCAACCTTCAGCTATGCAGCCCTGGCGGGACCCACTGTACCTGCCAGGCAGGAGCCTGAGCCAAGGCCAAGTGTGGAGCCCAGCCTCATCCCACCTGCAGTACCCCCCCGTGTTCCTATCCCCTTGAGCAAAGGCCCAAGCCCCCCTCTTAATGGCAACATCCTGAGCTGTAGCCCAGATAGGAGAACTCCATCCCCTAAGGAATCAGGCCGAGGTCACTGGGATGACAGTACTAGTGACTCAGAGCTGGAGAAGGGGGCTCGGGAACAGCCAGAGAAAGAGACCCAGTCCCCAAGTCCTCCTCACCCCATCACTGCGGGGCCTCCCACATTGTGGCCTGAAAGTGAGGCACATACTAGCCCTTCCTCCGACTCACAATTGGGTCCTGCCCGACCCAGCCTGGACTTCCCTGCTTCAGCCTTTGGCTTCTCTTCATTGCAGCCAGCTCCTCCACAGCTGCCCTCTCCAGCTGAACCGCGCTCGGCACCCTGTGGCTCCCTTGCCTTCTCTGGGGACCGAGCTCTTGCTCTGGCTCCAGGGCCCCCCACCAGAGCCCGGCATGATGAGTACCTAGAAGTGACCAAGGCCCCCAGCCTGGACTCCTCACTGCCCCAGCTCCCATCACCTGGCTCTCCTGGGGCCCCTCTCCTCTCCAATCTTCCACGACCTGCCTCACCAGTCCTGTCTGAAGGCTCCTCCTCTGAGGCCACCACACCTGTGATTTCAAGTGTGGCTGAGCGCTTTCCTCCTGGCCTGGAGGCTGCGGAACAGGGATCTGTAGAGCTGGTCCCAGGAATAGAACCAGCTGCCCACAGCCTCTGGGACCTCACTCCTCTGAGCCTTGCACCTCCAGCTTCACTGGACttggctccagctccagctccaagCCTGCCTGGAGACATGGATGATGGCACCCTGCCCTGCCGCCTGGAGTGCTCAGGGGCAACCACCAAGAAGCCAAGCTCCTTCCAGGGTCCCTCTGGGGATTGTGCCACCAATGGCCCAACTGAAACCAGCCCCAaccccccaggccctgccctaaCCAAGGCTGAGAAAGAAGAGGCCGAGGTCTGCCCTGCCTGGGAACGTGGGGCCTGGCCTGAGGGAGCTGAGAGGAGCTCCCAGCCTGACACGCAACTTTCCTCTGAGCAGCCCCTGTGCCCTGGAGGGGCCTCTGGAGGCCAACCTAGAAGTACCTCCCCTGAGACTGAGGCTGGGCCCCAAGGATGTGCTGCTGAGCCCCGGCCCCACCGCGGGGAGCTCTCCCCATCCTTCTTGAACCcacctctgccccactccactgaTGACAGTGACCGCTCAACTGAGGAAGCTCGGCTGGTAGGGAGAGGGGGACGGCGCCGGATGGGGGGCCCAGGGGCCACAGGGGGCCCATGCCCTGTGGCAGATGAGACACCCCCAACGTCAGCCAGTGACTCAGGCTCCTCACAGTCAGATTCTGACGTTCCCCCAGAAACTGAGGAGTGTCCATCTATCACAGCTGAGGCAGCCCTTGACTCAGATGAAGATGGGGACTTCCTGCCTGTGGACAAAGCTGGGGGGATCAGTGGAACTCACCATCCCAGGCCTGGCCATGACCCACCCCCTATCCCCCAGCCAGACCCCCACCCATCCCCTCCCCGCCCTGATGTGTGCATGGCTGACCCCGAGGGGCTCAGTTCAGAGTCTGGAAGGGTAGAGAGGCTACGAGAAAAGGAGAAGGCACAGGGGAGAGTAGGACGCAGGGCCCCAGGCAGGGCCAAACCAGCGTCTCCTGCACGGCGTCTGGATCTTCGGGGAAAACGCTCACCTACCCCTGGTAAAGGGCCTGCAGATCGAGCATCCCGGGTTCCACCCCGACCACGCAGCACTCCAAGCCAGGTTACCCCAGCAGAGGAAAAGGATGGACACAGCCCCATGTCCAAAGGCCTAGTCAATGGACTCAAGGCAGGACCAA CGGCCTTGGGTTCCAAAGGTGGCTCTGGCCTCCCTGTATATGTGGATCTCGCCTATATCCCGAATCATTGCAGTGGCAAGACTGCTGATCTTGACTTCTTCCGTCGAGTGCGTGCATCCTACTATGTGGTCAGTGGCAATGACCCTACCAATGGCGAGCCGAGTCGGGCTGTGCTGGATGCCCTGCTGGAGGGCAAGGCCCAGTGGGGGGAGAATCTTCAG GTGACTTTGATCCCTACTCATGACACAGAGGTGACTCGTGAGTGGTACCAGCAGACTCATGAGCAGCAGCAACAACTGAATGTCCTGGTCCTGGCTAGCAGCAGCACCGTGGTCATGCAGGATGAGTCCTTCCCAGCCTGCAAGATTGAGTTCTGA